A genomic window from Aquila chrysaetos chrysaetos chromosome 9, bAquChr1.4, whole genome shotgun sequence includes:
- the CRABP2 gene encoding cellular retinoic acid-binding protein 2 produces MPNFSGNWKMKSSENFEELLKALGVNMMLRKIAVAAASKPAVEIKQDGETFYIKTSTTVRTTEISFRIGEEFEEQTVDGRPCKSLARWESENKMVCEQRLLKGEGPKTGWSREMTNDGELILTMTADDVVCTRVYVRE; encoded by the exons ATGCCCAATTTTTCCGGGAACTGGAAGATGAAGAGTTCGGAAAACTTCGAGGAGTTGCTGAAGGCGCTGG gtgTCAACATGATGCTGAGGAAGATCGCAGTGGCGGCGGCCTCGAAGCCGGCGGTGGAGATCAAGCAGGACGGGGAGACCTTCTACATCAAGACCTCGACCACCGTCCGGACCACCGAGATCAGTTTCAGGATCGGGGAGGAGTTCGAGGAGCAGACGGTGGATGGGCGGCCCTGCAAG AGCTTGGCCAGGTGGGAGAGCGAGAACAAGATGGTGTGTGAGCAGCGGCTGCTGAAGGGCGAAGGACCCAAGACGGGCTGGTCCAGGGAGATGACCAATGATGGGGAGCTCATCCTG ACCATGACAGCCGATGACGTCGTCTGCACCAGGGTCTACGTCCGGGAGTGA
- the METTL25B gene encoding protein RRNAD1 isoform X2, whose protein sequence is MRAARPLPPTGSDARRLRPPERLALAPRMLPERRRPRMRRAAAGTRRGRAAPPWQPPPCPALQREQQRAADIVRLLTLYRPLLDAYIIDFFTEGLWAQLPLPWQAALATAAPPQLAGLLGGPGGPGAAWPLSLLAFAAATRALAFPRGRPGGSPCPPCQSTRLHPLLRRHVKPKKQHEIRRLGKLLQRLTQATGCDRVVDVGAGQGHLSRFLAFGLGLSVTAVEGDGRLAGMAERFDRELLRELGKTGVPANEGPPWCHQTAPCHRPPSLLTPRGPRHVAGRLDPSAPWGEFLLPPDPPGPGPATRNPLGGPGGSEGGQRVLVTGLHACGDLSPALLRHFTRSPAVAAVASVACCYMKLSTPPEHPSSSPGYPLSAWVAKLPGHELSYRAREAACHALEEYAGRLRGESGCLRAHCYRAVLETLIRAANPSKKRPGVQTVKKAHTLSFPQYARLGLPRVGLDPTTISLDSEAVEAMLEQQHKVVAFFSLTLLLAPLVETLILLDRLLYLREQGFQCALVPLFDPRFSPRNLVLVAARTPLGCRVLSGLDEDSSEDEDTGVAEPSGEKQSPPAPSARREPQ, encoded by the exons ATGCGCGCAGCCCGCCCACTCCCCCCGACCGGTAGTGACGCAAGGCGCCTGCGCCCCCCCGAGCGGCTGGCACTGGCTCCGCGCATGCTCCCTGAGCGCCGCCGACCGCGCATGCGCCGGGCTGCGGCGGGAACTCGGAGGGGCCGGGCG GCACCACCATGGCAGCCCCCCCCGTGCCCTGCCCTGCAGCGGGAGCAGCAGCGAGCAGCCGACATCGTCCGCCTCCTAACGCTCTACCGGCCCCTGCTTGATGCTTACATCATC GACTTCTTCACCGAGGGGCTGTGGGCAcagctccccctgccctggcaggcCGCCCTGgccaccgccgcccccccgcaGCTGGCTGGGCTCCTGGGGGGCCcaggggggccgggggccgcctggcccctctccctcctggcCTTTGCCGCTGCCACCCGCGCCCTCGCCTTCCCCCGCGGGCgcccgggggggtccccgtgCCCCCCCTGCCAGAGCACCCGCCTGCACCCCCTGCTCCGTCGCCATGTCAAGCCCAAAAAGCAGCACGAGATCCGGCGCCTGGGGAAG ctgctgcagcggCTGACCCAGGCCACCGGCTGTGACCGTGTGGTGGACGTCGGAGCGGGGCAG ggccACCTCTCACGCTTCCTGGCCTTCGGCCTCGGCTTATCTGTCACGGCAGTGGAGGGCGACGGCCGCCTGGCCGGCATGGCGGAGCGCTTCGACCGGGAGCTGCTGCGGGAGCTGGGGAAAACGGGGGTGCCGGCAAACGAGGGGCCGCCCTGGTGCCACCAAACCGCCCCCTGCCACCGCCCCCCATCTCTCCTCACCCCCCGGGGCCCGCGCCACGTGGCTGGCCGCCTCGATCCCAGTGCTCCTTGGGGGGAGTTCCTGTTGCCCCCCGACCCCCCGGGGCCGGGTCCCGCTACCAGGAACCCATtggggggtccgggggggtcCGAGGGGGGGCAGCGGGTGCTGGTGACGGGGCTGCATGCCTGCGGAGAcctcagcccagccctgctgcgtCACTTCACCCGCAGCCCTGCCGTGGCCGCCGTCGCCTCAGTGGCCTGCTGCTACATGAAGCTCTCTACCCCCCCAGAACACCCCAGTTCTTCCCCTGGCTACCCTCTGAGCGCTTGGGTAGCCAAATTACCAGGCCATGAACTCTCCTACCGGGCACGGGAAGCCGCTTGCCATGCGTTGGAGGAATATGCGGGGCGGTTGAGGGGGGAGAGTGGCTGCCTGCGCGCCCACTGCTACCGCGCCGTCCTCGAGACCCTCATCCGGGCGGCCAACCCCAGCAAGAAACGCCCAGGGGTGCAGACAGTGAAGAAGGCGCACACCCTCAGCTTCCCCCA GTATGCCCgcctggggctgccccgcgTGGGGCTGGATCCGACCACCATCTCACTGGACTCGGAGGCCGTGGAGGCCATGTTGGAACAGCAGCACAAGGTGGTGGCTTTCTTCAGCCTGACCCTGCTGCTGGCACCGCTGGTGGAGACCCTCATTCTCCTCGACCGCTTGCTTTACCTGCGGGAGCAAG gTTTCCAGTGTGCTCTCGTCCCCCTTTTCGATCCCCGGTTCTCCCCACGCAACCTGGTGCTGGTGGCCGCGCGGACCCCCCTGGGCTGTCGGGTGCTGTCGGGCCTGGATGAGGACAGCAGCGAGGACGAGGATACGGGGGTGGCAGAGCCCTCTGGAGAGAAGCAGAGCCCCCCGGCTCCCAGTGCCAGGCGCGAACCACAATAA
- the LOC115346419 gene encoding dnaJ homolog subfamily A member 1-like encodes MVKETGYYDLLGVRPGASLDEIKRAYRRLALRYHPDKNPSEGERFKQISQAYEVLSDAHKRALYDRGGERAMKEGGLGSRGGSGGFGSPMDIFDLFFGGGVRMRGRADRRGKTVVHQLSVSLEDLYNGTTRKLSLQKNIICRKCGGCGVREGAQRRCPKCHGSGMEVRIHQLGPSMIQQIQTVCSQCQGQGEWIRPRDCCLTCNGRKVVREKKILSVHLDKGMKDGQKITFHEEGDQVPGLEPGDIIIVLDQKEHPVFRRSGDDLIVKREISLADALCGCRQVIRTLDNRTLLISSQPGDVIRPGDLKCVPNEGMPVYRSPFQKGKLILQFQVKFPEPGWLPTDRLRQLQAFFPPQEEVMATEDTEEVELSDYISHNGPGRRPYTGEAYHEDDFEDGVRQHVQCQTS; translated from the exons ATGGTGAAGGAGACAGGATACTACGACCTGCTGGGCGTGCGGCCGGGAGCCAGCCTGGATGAGATCAAGCGGGCGTACCGGCGCTTGGCACTGCGCTACCACCCTGACAAGAACCCCAGTGAGGGCGAGCGG TTCAAGCAGATCTCCCAAGCCTATGAGGTGCTGTCGGATGCCCACAAACGGGCGCTCTACGaccgcggcggggagcgggccaTGAAGGAGGGTGGCCTGGGGAGCCGAGGAGGGAGCGGCGGATTCGGCTCCCCCATGGACATCTTCGACCTCTTCTTCGGCGGGGGAGTGCGGATGCGTGGCAGGGCAGACAGGCGAG GGAAGACGGTGGTGCACCAGCTCTCGGTGTCGCTGGAGGATCTCTACAACGGCACCACACGCAAGCTGTCTCTGCAGAAGAACATCATCTGCAGGAAATGTGGAG GCTGCGGGGTGCGGGAGGGTGCCCAGAGAAGGTGCCCCAAGTGTCACGGCTCAGGCATGGAGGTTCGCATCCACCAGCTGGGGCCCAGCATGATCCAGCAGATCCAGACAGTGTGTTCCCAGTGCCAGGGCCAGGGCGAGTGGATCCGGCCTCGGGACTGCTGCCTCACCTGCAACGGCCGCAAGGTCGTGCGGGAGAAGAAGATCCTCAGCGTTCACCTGGATAAAG GCATGAAGGACGGGCAGAAGATCACCTTCCATGAGGAAGGGGACCAGGTTCCCGGCCTGGAGCCTGGGGACATCATTATCGTCCTGGATCAGAAGGAACACCCTGTTTTCCGACGTAGCGGTGACGACCTCATCGTCAAGAGGGAGATCAGCCTGGCAGATGCCCTGTGCGGCTGCCGACAAGTCATCCGCACCCTGGACAACCGGACCCTGCTCATCTCCTCCCAGCcag GTGATGTTATCCGACCTGGAGACCTGAAGTGTGTCCCTAACGAGGGGATGCCTGTCTACAGGAGCCCCTTCCAGAAGGGAAAACTCATCCTGCAGTTCCAG GTGAAGTTCCCAGAGCCAGGCTGGCTCCCCACTGACCGCCTGCGCCAGCTCCAGGCCTTCTTCCCGCCCCAGGAGGAGGTGATGGCCACCGAGGACACAGAGGAGGTAGAGCTCAGCGACTACATATCCCACAATGGGCCAGGCCGACGGCCCTACACCGGCGAAGCCTACCACGAAGATGACTTCGAGGATGGCGTGCGCCAACATGTCCAGTGCCAGACCTCGTag
- the MRPL24 gene encoding 39S ribosomal protein L24, mitochondrial gives MRLSALLCAGRLRLPPGYRHGTWRPDTAAAQRRNPPGLRRRKVFVEPIAKEDWKVFRGDTVQVLAGKDAGKQAMVTQVVRARNWVVVEGLNTHYRYVNRTAKYTGTYIASEAPLLLSQISLVDPEDRKPTEVEWRYTEEGERVRVSLRSGRIIPLPLQQRRDGIVPEQWIDGPKDTAVEDALDKTYLPSLKTFEEEIMDAMGIVETRRAKKSYWY, from the exons ATGCGCCTCTCGGCCCTGCTGTGCGCGGGGCGGCTGCGGCTGCCCCCCGGTTACCGGCACGGCACGTGGCGCCCCGACACCGCCGCCGCCCAGCGCCGCAACCCCCCCGGGCTGCGCCGCCGCAAGGTCTTCGTGGAGCCCATTGCCAAGGAGGACTGGAAGGTGTTTCGGGGCGATACG GTCCAGGTCCTCGCCGGGAAGGACGCGGGGAAGCAGGCGATGGTCACCCAGGTCGTGCGAGCCCGTAactgggtggtggtggaggggcTGAACACG CACTACCGCTACGTCAACCGAACCGCCAAGTACACCGGGACGTATATCGCCAGCGAGGCGCCGCTGCTGCTCAGCCAGATCTCCCTGGTGGACCCCGAGGACCG GAAGCCAACGGAGGTAGAATGGCGATACACGGAAGAGGGCGAGCGGGTCCGTGTCTCCCTGCGCAGTGGCCGGATCATCCCCTTGCCCCTGCAGCAGCGCCGGGACGGCATCGTCCCGGAGCAGTGGATCG ATGGCCCGAAGGACACAGCGGTGGAGGACGCGCTGGACAAGACGTACCTGCCATCCCTGAAGACCTTCGAGGAGGAGATCATGGACGCCATGGGGATTGTGGAGACGCGCAGGGCCAAGAAATCCTACTGGTATTAA
- the METTL25B gene encoding protein RRNAD1 isoform X1, with amino-acid sequence MRAARPLPPTGSDARRLRPPERLALAPRMLPERRRPRMRRAAAGTRRGRAAPPWQPPPCPALQREQQRAADIVRLLTLYRPLLDAYIIDFFTEGLWAQLPLPWQAALATAAPPQLAGLLGGPGGPGAAWPLSLLAFAAATRALAFPRGRPGGSPCPPCQSTRLHPLLRRHVKPKKQHEIRRLGKLLQRLTQATGCDRVVDVGAGQGHLSRFLAFGLGLSVTAVEGDGRLAGMAERFDRELLRELGKTGVPANEGPPWCHQTAPCHRPPSLLTPRGPRHVAGRLDPSAPWGEFLLPPDPPGPGPATRNPLGGPGGSEGGQRVLVTGLHACGDLSPALLRHFTRSPAVAAVASVACCYMKLSTPPEHPSSSPGYPLSAWVAKLPGHELSYRAREAACHALEEYAGRLRGESGCLRAHCYRAVLETLIRAANPSKKRPGVQTVKKAHTLSFPHVTLPHRYARLGLPRVGLDPTTISLDSEAVEAMLEQQHKVVAFFSLTLLLAPLVETLILLDRLLYLREQGFQCALVPLFDPRFSPRNLVLVAARTPLGCRVLSGLDEDSSEDEDTGVAEPSGEKQSPPAPSARREPQ; translated from the exons ATGCGCGCAGCCCGCCCACTCCCCCCGACCGGTAGTGACGCAAGGCGCCTGCGCCCCCCCGAGCGGCTGGCACTGGCTCCGCGCATGCTCCCTGAGCGCCGCCGACCGCGCATGCGCCGGGCTGCGGCGGGAACTCGGAGGGGCCGGGCG GCACCACCATGGCAGCCCCCCCCGTGCCCTGCCCTGCAGCGGGAGCAGCAGCGAGCAGCCGACATCGTCCGCCTCCTAACGCTCTACCGGCCCCTGCTTGATGCTTACATCATC GACTTCTTCACCGAGGGGCTGTGGGCAcagctccccctgccctggcaggcCGCCCTGgccaccgccgcccccccgcaGCTGGCTGGGCTCCTGGGGGGCCcaggggggccgggggccgcctggcccctctccctcctggcCTTTGCCGCTGCCACCCGCGCCCTCGCCTTCCCCCGCGGGCgcccgggggggtccccgtgCCCCCCCTGCCAGAGCACCCGCCTGCACCCCCTGCTCCGTCGCCATGTCAAGCCCAAAAAGCAGCACGAGATCCGGCGCCTGGGGAAG ctgctgcagcggCTGACCCAGGCCACCGGCTGTGACCGTGTGGTGGACGTCGGAGCGGGGCAG ggccACCTCTCACGCTTCCTGGCCTTCGGCCTCGGCTTATCTGTCACGGCAGTGGAGGGCGACGGCCGCCTGGCCGGCATGGCGGAGCGCTTCGACCGGGAGCTGCTGCGGGAGCTGGGGAAAACGGGGGTGCCGGCAAACGAGGGGCCGCCCTGGTGCCACCAAACCGCCCCCTGCCACCGCCCCCCATCTCTCCTCACCCCCCGGGGCCCGCGCCACGTGGCTGGCCGCCTCGATCCCAGTGCTCCTTGGGGGGAGTTCCTGTTGCCCCCCGACCCCCCGGGGCCGGGTCCCGCTACCAGGAACCCATtggggggtccgggggggtcCGAGGGGGGGCAGCGGGTGCTGGTGACGGGGCTGCATGCCTGCGGAGAcctcagcccagccctgctgcgtCACTTCACCCGCAGCCCTGCCGTGGCCGCCGTCGCCTCAGTGGCCTGCTGCTACATGAAGCTCTCTACCCCCCCAGAACACCCCAGTTCTTCCCCTGGCTACCCTCTGAGCGCTTGGGTAGCCAAATTACCAGGCCATGAACTCTCCTACCGGGCACGGGAAGCCGCTTGCCATGCGTTGGAGGAATATGCGGGGCGGTTGAGGGGGGAGAGTGGCTGCCTGCGCGCCCACTGCTACCGCGCCGTCCTCGAGACCCTCATCCGGGCGGCCAACCCCAGCAAGAAACGCCCAGGGGTGCAGACAGTGAAGAAGGCGCACACCCTCAGCTTCCCCCA TGTGACGTTACCCCATAGGTATGCCCgcctggggctgccccgcgTGGGGCTGGATCCGACCACCATCTCACTGGACTCGGAGGCCGTGGAGGCCATGTTGGAACAGCAGCACAAGGTGGTGGCTTTCTTCAGCCTGACCCTGCTGCTGGCACCGCTGGTGGAGACCCTCATTCTCCTCGACCGCTTGCTTTACCTGCGGGAGCAAG gTTTCCAGTGTGCTCTCGTCCCCCTTTTCGATCCCCGGTTCTCCCCACGCAACCTGGTGCTGGTGGCCGCGCGGACCCCCCTGGGCTGTCGGGTGCTGTCGGGCCTGGATGAGGACAGCAGCGAGGACGAGGATACGGGGGTGGCAGAGCCCTCTGGAGAGAAGCAGAGCCCCCCGGCTCCCAGTGCCAGGCGCGAACCACAATAA
- the ISG20L2 gene encoding interferon-stimulated 20 kDa exonuclease-like 2, translating into MADLILNVDFAPSERPGKKETGNRKHKSFLQRRRTLERRGVLKQKQLPVAQPPPGRGSRQKPGPRGRRNKKQEAATRKGPEKLTSIQPKPCPKVNGPASIAQPSATGCPGSKGTGLSSKPKTTAWGTAKRNQKGPSFPPQPTKLVAIDCEMVGTGPGGRTSDLARCSIVGYQGDVMYDQYIRPTAPIVDYRTRWSGIRQQHMVNAIPFGKAQREILRILSGKIVVGHAIYNDFKALKYFHPKALTRDTSKIPLLNRKGGFPENISISLKRLTKELLHKDIQVGKSGHSSVEDARATMELYKVVEAEWEQHLMLNPKQE; encoded by the exons ATGGCGGATTTGATCCTCAACGTGGACTTCGCCCCTTCGGAGCGTCCCGGGAAGAAGGAGACCGGTAACCGAAAGCACAAGAGCTTCCTGCAGCGGCGGCGGACGCTGGAACGGCGGGGTGtgctgaagcagaagcagctgccgGTGGCCCAGCCGCCGCCCGGGAGGGGCTCCCGGCAAAAACCGGGccccaggggcaggaggaaCAAGAAGCAGGAGGCAGCGACCAGGAAAGGCCCGGAAAAACTGACCTCTATCCAGCCCAAACCCTGCCCCAAAGTGAACGGTCCCGCTTCCATTGCCCAGCCCAGTGCGACCGGCTGTCCTGGTTCCAAAGGAACGGGCTTGTCCTCGAAACCAAAGACGACAGCCTGGGGCACGGCTAAGAGAAACCAAAAAGGCCCCAGCTTCCCCCCGCAGCCCACCAAACTGGTGGCTATAGACTGTGAGATGGTGGGCACGGGGCCCGGCGGGCGTACCAGCGACCTGGCCCGTTGCAGCATCGTGGGCTACCAGGGCGACGTCATGTACGACCAGTACATCCGTCCCACTGCTCCCATCGTGGACTACCGCACCCGCTGGAGCGGCATTCGGCAGCAGCACATGGTGAACGCCATCCCCTTCGGCAAGGCCCAGCGAGAG ATCCTGCGCATCCTCTCTGGGAAGATCGTGGTCGGCCATGCCATCTACAACGATTTCAAGGCGCTCAAGTACTTCCACCCCAAAGCGCTCACCCGGGACACGTCCAAAATCCCTTTGCTGAACCGTAAGGGTGGTTTCCCTGAGAACATCTCCATCTCCCTGAAGCGCCTCACCAAGGAGCTGCTGCACAAGGACATCCAG GTCGGGAAGAGCGGTCACTCCTCGGTGGAGGACGCCCGAGCCACCATGGAGCTCTACAAGGTGGTGGAGGCAGAGTGGGAGCAACACCTGATGCTGAACCCCAAGCAGGAGTGA